From one Lycium ferocissimum isolate CSIRO_LF1 chromosome 7, AGI_CSIRO_Lferr_CH_V1, whole genome shotgun sequence genomic stretch:
- the LOC132065379 gene encoding superoxide dismutase [Cu-Zn], chloroplastic, with protein sequence MATHTIFNTTSTTNSLLFPISTPSLYSSFHGVSLNVKSNSCQSLTLYAVNSPKPLTVFAATKKAVALLKGNSNVEGVVTLSQDDDGPTTVKVRLTGLTPGLHGFHLHEYGDTTNWCMSTGAHFNPNKLTHGAPGDEIRHAGDLGNIVANADGVAEATLVDNQIPLSGPNSVVGRALVVHELEDDLGKGGHELSLTTGNAGGRLACGVVGLTPI encoded by the exons ATGGCCACCCACACAATCTTCAACACTACTAGCACTACCAATTCTTTACTATTTCCAATTTCTACACCTTCACTTTACTCTTCTTTCCATGGTGTTTCTCTCAATGTTAAGTCAAATTCTTGCCAATCTTTGACCCTTTATGCTGTCAATTCTCCCAAACCCCTCACTGTTTTTGCTGCTACTAAGAAGGCTGTTGCTCTCCTTAAGGGAAATTCTAATGTTGAAGGGGTTGTCACTCTATCCCAAGATGATGATG GTCCAACCACTGTTAAAGTTCGTTTAACTGGACTTACTCCTGGACTTCATGGGTTTCATTTA CATGAATATGGTGATACTACAAACTGGTGTATGTCTACAG GAGCCCATTTCAATCCTAATAAATTGACACATGGAGCTCCTGGAGATGAAATCCGTCATGCGGGTGACCTGGGAAACATAGTGGCCAATGCCGATG GTGTGGCCGAAGCAACACTTGTAGATAATCAG ATACCATTGTCTGGTCCAAACTCCGTTGTTGGAAGAGCACTTGTAGTTCACGAGCTTGAGGATGACCTTGGAAAGG GTGGCCATGAACTCAGCCTTACCACTGGCAATGCTGGTGGACGATTGGCATGTG